In one window of Chitinophagales bacterium DNA:
- a CDS encoding YqgE/AlgH family protein — MDTVTNGTILISDPFLKDPNFVRTVVLLCDHEASGTCGFVLNRKTEDTVSDLITDMEGCDFPVYYGGPVQTDTVHILHRRPDLITDSIEVVPGVFWGGDFTQVIQYIHAGLIQETDIRFYIGYSGWGEGQLNEELEEKSWITSQGSEKLVFFPQPELIWKEALKELGGEYQQLIHYPLDPQLN; from the coding sequence ATGGACACTGTAACGAATGGAACAATCCTGATTTCAGATCCTTTTTTAAAGGATCCCAATTTTGTTCGCACCGTCGTGTTGCTCTGTGATCATGAAGCTAGTGGCACATGCGGATTTGTACTTAACCGAAAGACAGAAGATACCGTTAGCGATTTGATTACAGATATGGAAGGCTGCGATTTCCCCGTATATTATGGCGGCCCAGTACAAACTGATACTGTTCACATTTTACATCGCAGGCCAGATTTGATCACCGACTCTATTGAAGTTGTACCCGGCGTTTTCTGGGGTGGCGATTTCACGCAAGTAATACAATACATTCATGCTGGTCTGATTCAGGAAACAGATATCCGATTTTACATAGGTTATAGTGGCTGGGGTGAAGGCCAGTTAAATGAAGAACTGGAGGAAAAAAGTTGGATCACTAGTCAGGGTTCCGAAAAACTCGTCTTCTTCCCACAACCAGAACTAATCTGGAAAGAAGCGCTAAAAGAGTTGGGCGGTGAATATCAGCAACTCATACATTATCCCTTAGACCCACAACTGAATTAA
- a CDS encoding S8 family peptidase gives MRQLIFCVLMLSAVVSTAQERTNKQVLQSLSKNLNIQYQKDSAELVKLVQQKKALRSFRVENGSLAQLTGIAPNRLPEYTVVDNNTTAAATTSTQTLWQGGSTGLGLTGGIQALSGKLGIWDGGRVFFEHVEFQGKGGLQMDNPASADDHATHVAGTMIAKGVNTVARGMAYGNRGLVAYDFNNDASEMAIQAGDLLLSNHSYGTVAGWRVNTSSNNRWEFWGEPGATEDFNFGFYDTRSRLWDSITYAAPFYLPVKSSGNNRSQNGPSVGSPYWRRNASGVWDSIPAREAGIYSNDGYDIIPTYGNSKNILTIGAVLSISGGYKRPTDVLISNFSSWGPTDDGRIKPDLVGMGVSLTSPVFGGNLSNTSAYGILSGTSMSTPNVTGSLLLLQELYHRQTEGRFMRSASLRGLAIHTASEAGSSDGPDYVYGWGLLNAEKAANVIRNHQNNHQLFERTLVQGRDTTIQVVASGKGALVVTLCWTDPPGAVNFNDRYNNRTPKLINDLDIRITSGSTTFLPWILDPANPSAPATKGDNIRDNVEKIEIPNAVAGQTYTIRISHKGTLQNGLQAYSVIMSGVNGVAYCVSTPSTNADSRINNLTFAGINNTPAAGCTTYSDYTNLTASLRPGQTIPLSITAGTCGANKDKIAQVYIDWNSDGDFVDASELVATSTVISATGTFTSNITVPATVLPETSTRMRVVLVETTNAATISPCGTYAGGGETQDYNIVFTANSTDLAIEDIIEPVNNDCIKPQQFISVRVRNMGDNINQGTDIIYSTEIRQGNTLIQTLQDTLRSGVAKGDLFTLTHTQPFQATSSSFQFNTSVTVAGDQNTGNNTLSISKTYSSGLNATVTGVQAQVCSPTAVSFRANSNPTTGLLWYTQATGGTPIGAGGSSLVNASVPGNRVFYLAQNDYAGNLGTSAKSLFPEGGYNQFSPGVRIKTFSPIEIEHARLYVGNSGRITVFVVDSANFSIVASRTLDVQATAPNPAPGAQGNQIGDTGRIYPLNLRIPQPGNYIIKVDFGSSATLFRNNNIPLEQNPYPITVPGIMAITGHEATVTTAQFYYYFYNMRVRSLDCATNAPRTTVTAGAPLNISITQTGNNLASNTATGTIQWFYNNIPLPGANAQNLNMGPTGSGIYRVSHSLLDCVFESPELNATITALTVLNPERIGLQAGPNPVNGLLNLRYTSTTIQPHQLELINQQGVRLYQERYQSPGMQTLVSRQVRLGKLAAGVYVLKLTMGKETYLTKIVAQ, from the coding sequence ATGAGACAACTGATTTTTTGTGTACTAATGTTATCCGCTGTAGTGTCAACTGCGCAGGAAAGAACGAATAAGCAGGTATTACAATCCTTATCAAAGAACCTGAACATTCAATACCAAAAAGATAGTGCTGAATTAGTCAAGCTTGTACAGCAAAAAAAAGCATTGCGCAGTTTCAGGGTAGAAAATGGGTCTCTGGCGCAACTAACAGGTATTGCACCCAATCGATTGCCAGAGTATACAGTAGTTGATAATAATACTACTGCTGCTGCTACCACAAGCACACAAACTTTGTGGCAGGGAGGCAGTACGGGTTTAGGCTTAACAGGGGGTATTCAGGCTTTATCAGGTAAATTGGGTATTTGGGACGGTGGTCGTGTTTTTTTTGAGCACGTTGAGTTTCAGGGCAAAGGGGGTTTGCAAATGGACAATCCTGCTTCTGCAGATGATCATGCCACACATGTTGCCGGTACCATGATTGCGAAAGGTGTAAATACGGTAGCCCGTGGGATGGCCTATGGCAACAGAGGACTAGTTGCTTATGATTTCAATAACGATGCTTCAGAAATGGCCATACAGGCTGGTGATTTGTTATTGTCGAATCACTCTTATGGTACAGTGGCTGGTTGGCGTGTCAATACTTCCTCCAATAATAGATGGGAGTTTTGGGGAGAGCCCGGGGCTACAGAAGATTTCAATTTTGGTTTTTATGATACACGTTCTCGCTTATGGGATTCCATTACATATGCAGCACCTTTTTATCTGCCGGTAAAATCATCGGGGAATAACAGAAGCCAGAATGGCCCTTCAGTAGGCTCGCCTTACTGGAGAAGAAATGCATCAGGTGTTTGGGATTCTATTCCGGCGAGAGAAGCGGGTATTTATAGTAACGATGGTTATGATATTATCCCTACATACGGTAATTCAAAAAACATACTGACCATTGGTGCAGTATTGTCAATATCTGGTGGGTATAAACGTCCTACTGATGTATTGATATCAAATTTCAGCAGTTGGGGGCCAACTGATGATGGCAGAATCAAGCCAGATTTGGTGGGTATGGGTGTAAGCCTTACCAGTCCTGTCTTTGGTGGCAACCTTAGTAATACCAGTGCTTATGGTATTTTAAGTGGAACATCCATGTCAACACCCAATGTTACGGGTTCACTTTTATTATTGCAAGAGTTGTATCACAGACAAACAGAAGGACGATTCATGCGTTCAGCAAGCTTGCGAGGGTTGGCCATACATACGGCTAGTGAAGCTGGGAGTTCAGATGGTCCTGATTATGTATATGGCTGGGGTTTGCTAAATGCAGAGAAAGCAGCAAACGTGATTCGTAATCACCAGAATAATCACCAATTATTTGAAAGAACCTTGGTGCAGGGTAGGGATACGACGATTCAAGTAGTAGCATCTGGTAAGGGAGCTTTGGTAGTAACCTTGTGTTGGACGGATCCTCCTGGTGCAGTCAACTTTAATGATCGTTACAATAACAGAACCCCTAAGCTCATCAATGATTTAGATATCCGCATCACGAGTGGAAGCACTACTTTTCTTCCATGGATATTAGATCCTGCAAATCCATCAGCACCTGCTACCAAAGGAGATAATATCCGCGATAATGTTGAGAAGATTGAAATTCCCAATGCAGTTGCAGGACAAACCTATACTATCAGAATCAGTCACAAGGGCACTTTGCAAAACGGGTTGCAAGCTTATTCAGTCATCATGAGCGGTGTAAATGGTGTTGCTTATTGTGTATCAACACCAAGCACAAATGCAGATAGCAGAATCAATAACCTCACATTTGCTGGTATCAATAATACGCCTGCAGCGGGTTGTACTACTTACAGTGATTATACAAATCTTACTGCAAGTCTGAGACCAGGTCAAACAATACCCTTGTCAATCACTGCAGGTACATGCGGCGCCAATAAGGACAAGATTGCACAAGTGTATATTGATTGGAACAGCGATGGTGATTTTGTAGATGCAAGTGAGTTGGTGGCAACCAGTACGGTTATTTCTGCAACAGGTACATTCACTTCAAACATTACTGTACCAGCAACAGTGCTACCAGAGACTAGCACAAGGATGCGAGTTGTATTGGTAGAAACCACAAATGCAGCGACAATTAGTCCATGTGGCACTTATGCAGGTGGAGGTGAAACCCAGGATTACAATATTGTTTTTACTGCTAATTCTACAGATCTGGCGATTGAAGATATTATTGAGCCTGTGAATAATGATTGCATCAAACCACAGCAGTTTATTTCTGTGCGTGTTCGAAATATGGGTGACAATATCAATCAGGGTACAGATATCATTTACTCAACTGAAATAAGACAAGGTAATACCTTGATCCAAACCCTTCAGGATACGCTTCGCTCTGGTGTTGCTAAGGGAGATTTGTTCACTTTAACGCATACACAACCTTTCCAGGCTACAAGTAGTAGTTTTCAATTTAATACGAGCGTTACTGTTGCAGGTGATCAGAATACAGGTAATAATACACTGAGTATTAGTAAAACATATAGTTCAGGATTGAATGCAACTGTAACTGGTGTACAAGCACAGGTTTGTAGCCCAACTGCAGTTTCATTCCGCGCTAATAGCAATCCTACTACAGGATTATTGTGGTACACTCAAGCAACAGGGGGTACGCCCATTGGGGCTGGTGGTTCCAGTCTGGTGAATGCTTCTGTGCCAGGCAATAGAGTCTTTTATCTAGCACAAAATGATTATGCGGGTAATCTTGGAACCAGTGCCAAGAGTTTATTTCCTGAAGGTGGGTATAATCAGTTCTCACCTGGTGTTAGAATCAAAACATTTTCACCAATTGAGATTGAGCATGCAAGATTGTATGTTGGTAATTCCGGAAGAATAACTGTGTTTGTTGTGGATAGTGCTAATTTTTCAATCGTTGCTTCAAGGACGCTGGATGTTCAGGCTACAGCACCTAATCCTGCACCTGGTGCGCAGGGTAACCAGATAGGGGATACTGGTAGAATCTATCCATTGAACTTACGCATTCCTCAACCCGGTAATTATATTATCAAAGTTGATTTTGGTAGCTCTGCTACTTTATTCAGAAACAATAATATTCCGTTGGAGCAAAATCCATATCCCATCACTGTTCCCGGAATCATGGCTATCACCGGCCATGAAGCCACTGTAACCACTGCACAGTTTTATTACTATTTCTACAACATGCGTGTGCGTTCTTTGGATTGTGCCACGAATGCACCAAGAACCACTGTTACAGCTGGTGCACCACTGAATATTAGTATTACCCAGACAGGAAATAACTTAGCTAGCAATACAGCTACAGGAACAATTCAATGGTTTTACAACAATATTCCTTTGCCCGGTGCAAATGCGCAAAACTTGAATATGGGGCCTACCGGTTCAGGTATTTACCGTGTAAGTCATAGTTTGCTTGATTGTGTATTTGAATCTCCTGAGTTAAATGCGACCATCACAGCACTCACTGTTCTCAATCCGGAAAGAATTGGCTTGCAGGCGGGTCCCAACCCAGTAAACGGATTATTGAACCTTCGCTATACCAGCACAACAATACAGCCACACCAATTAGAATTAATTAATCAGCAAGGTGTTCGGTTGTATCAAGAACGTTATCAATCTCCAGGCATGCAAACACTTGTAAGCAGACAAGTAAGATTGGGTAAATTAGCTGCAGGTGTTTATGTCTTGAAGCTGACCATGGGTAAGGAAACCTACTTGACAAAGATTGTTGCTCAATAA
- the atpC gene encoding ATP synthase F1 subunit epsilon: MHLDILTPEKKLYSGEVYGVQLPGITGLFEVLDKHAPMVSALKQGNLKILKDQKQSENYTIQGGFVEVLNNKVTVLVEGAVEA, from the coding sequence ATGCATTTAGATATTTTAACACCAGAGAAAAAGTTGTACAGCGGAGAAGTGTACGGCGTTCAGCTGCCCGGTATCACCGGTTTGTTTGAAGTGCTGGACAAACACGCACCAATGGTGAGTGCTTTGAAGCAGGGTAATCTGAAAATTCTGAAAGATCAGAAGCAATCAGAGAACTATACCATACAAGGTGGCTTTGTGGAAGTATTGAACAACAAAGTAACTGTACTGGTAGAAGGCGCTGTAGAAGCTTAA
- a CDS encoding F0F1 ATP synthase subunit beta has protein sequence MATKGKIKQIIGAVVDVQFEGKLPEIYNALELKRPNGETLVLEVQQHLGEDSVRTIAMDGTEGLVRGTEVIDTGKAIAMPTGEGINGRLFNVTGDAIDGLPQVSKENGRPIHAMPPLFENLSTATEVLFTGIKVIDLIEPYAKGGKIGLFGGAGVGKTVLIQELINNIAKGYGGLSVFAGVGERTREGNDLLREMIEAGIMKYGDAFKHSMEEGGWDLSKVDMEGLKDSKATFVFGQMNEPPGARARVALSGLTIAEYFRDGDGTGKGKDILFFVDNIFRFTQAGSEVSALLGRMPSAVGYQPTLATEMGLMQERITSTKNGSITSVQAVYVPADDLTDPAPATTFAHLDATTVLSRKIADLGIYPAVDPLDSTSRILTPAIVGEAHYNCANRVKLILQRYKELQDIIAILGMDELSDDDKMTVARARKVQRFLSQPFHVAEQFTGLKGVFVNIDDTIRAFNAIMDGEVDEYPEAAFNLVGTLEDAIEKGKKLLAQAQA, from the coding sequence ATGGCTACAAAGGGTAAGATCAAACAGATCATCGGTGCCGTAGTAGACGTGCAATTCGAAGGCAAACTGCCTGAAATTTATAACGCATTGGAACTGAAGCGTCCCAATGGCGAAACCCTGGTTCTGGAAGTACAGCAGCACCTGGGTGAGGACAGCGTACGTACCATTGCGATGGACGGTACAGAAGGTCTGGTTCGTGGAACCGAAGTGATCGACACCGGTAAAGCTATTGCCATGCCTACTGGTGAAGGCATCAACGGTCGTCTGTTCAATGTAACAGGTGATGCCATTGATGGTCTGCCTCAGGTTAGCAAGGAGAACGGTCGCCCCATTCACGCCATGCCGCCCTTATTCGAGAACCTGAGTACTGCTACAGAAGTACTGTTTACAGGTATCAAGGTTATCGACCTGATCGAGCCATATGCAAAAGGTGGTAAGATTGGTTTGTTCGGTGGTGCGGGTGTAGGTAAAACCGTATTGATTCAGGAATTGATCAACAATATCGCCAAGGGTTATGGTGGTCTGTCAGTATTCGCCGGTGTGGGAGAGCGTACTCGTGAGGGTAACGATCTGCTGCGCGAAATGATTGAAGCAGGCATCATGAAGTACGGCGATGCGTTCAAGCATAGCATGGAAGAAGGTGGTTGGGATCTGAGCAAGGTAGATATGGAAGGTCTGAAAGATTCTAAAGCAACATTCGTATTCGGTCAGATGAATGAGCCCCCCGGTGCACGTGCACGTGTGGCCCTCTCTGGTCTGACAATCGCTGAATATTTCCGTGATGGAGATGGTACAGGTAAGGGTAAGGATATCCTGTTCTTCGTAGATAATATCTTCCGTTTCACTCAGGCAGGTTCAGAGGTATCAGCCCTCTTGGGTCGTATGCCATCAGCGGTAGGTTATCAGCCTACACTGGCTACTGAAATGGGATTGATGCAAGAGCGTATCACTTCAACCAAGAACGGTTCAATCACATCTGTACAGGCGGTTTACGTACCTGCGGATGACTTGACTGACCCTGCGCCTGCAACTACTTTCGCTCACTTGGATGCGACAACGGTATTGAGCCGTAAGATTGCGGATTTGGGTATCTACCCTGCGGTTGACCCATTGGATTCTACTTCAAGAATTCTGACACCTGCTATCGTAGGTGAAGCACACTATAATTGCGCTAACCGTGTGAAGCTGATCTTACAGCGTTACAAGGAACTGCAGGATATCATCGCCATCCTCGGTATGGATGAATTGAGTGACGATGATAAGATGACTGTAGCACGTGCACGTAAAGTGCAGCGTTTCCTTAGTCAGCCTTTCCACGTAGCTGAACAGTTCACTGGTCTGAAGGGTGTATTCGTAAACATCGACGACACAATCCGTGCATTCAATGCAATTATGGATGGTGAAGTAGATGAGTATCCTGAAGCAGCTTTCAACCTGGTTGGTACTTTGGAAGACGCGATTGAGAAGGGTAAAAAACTCCTGGCTCAGGCTCAGGCTTAA
- a CDS encoding aquaporin family protein — protein MTPFVAELIGTALIIIFGDGVVANVLLKNSKGNNGGWIVIAFGWAMAVFIGVYVSAAASGAHLNPAVTLALAYLGKFDWSLVPGYLLAQLLGGMLGALLVWAVYRQHYDATTDADLQLATFCTGPAIRNYPQNFLTECLATFIFVVAILFIAKPTDATGQSFGLGALDALPVALLVLGMGLSLGGPTGYAINPARDLGPRIMHFILPIKGKRDSDWAYSWVPVLGPVMGALLAAWVFQTFLS, from the coding sequence ATGACTCCCTTTGTCGCTGAATTAATAGGTACAGCTTTGATCATCATTTTTGGGGATGGAGTAGTAGCCAATGTGCTACTAAAAAATTCTAAAGGCAATAACGGTGGTTGGATTGTGATTGCATTTGGCTGGGCCATGGCTGTTTTCATTGGTGTCTATGTTTCGGCTGCGGCAAGTGGTGCGCATTTAAATCCGGCTGTAACACTGGCATTGGCTTATCTGGGCAAATTCGATTGGTCGCTGGTGCCCGGTTATTTGCTTGCTCAGCTGCTGGGAGGTATGTTGGGTGCATTATTGGTTTGGGCCGTCTATCGCCAGCATTATGATGCAACAACGGATGCTGATCTGCAGTTGGCTACTTTCTGCACTGGTCCTGCTATCCGTAATTACCCGCAGAACTTTCTCACGGAGTGTTTGGCTACTTTCATTTTTGTGGTGGCCATTTTATTCATTGCTAAACCTACAGATGCTACAGGCCAATCTTTTGGCTTGGGTGCTTTGGACGCCTTGCCTGTGGCTTTATTAGTGCTGGGTATGGGCTTGAGTCTGGGTGGCCCTACCGGCTATGCCATTAACCCTGCCAGAGACCTGGGTCCAAGAATTATGCACTTTATCCTGCCCATTAAGGGCAAACGCGATAGCGATTGGGCCTATAGCTGGGTGCCTGTGCTGGGTCCGGTTATGGGAGCATTGCTTGCAGCTTGGGTTTTCCAGACCTTTTTGTCTTGA
- a CDS encoding glycerol-3-phosphate dehydrogenase/oxidase, protein MNRQESLNIIQSTKQWDILIIGGGATGLGTALDAASRGYKTLLVEKHDFGKGTSSKATKLVHGGVRYMAQGNIKLVMEALKERGRLLRNAPHLTDRLSFILPVYSIWDYFYYGIGLLLYDLLSANWSLGATRVLSKKGALKALPGLSPQGLVGGVRFYDGQFDDTRLAVALAKTATTHGATIINYCSVHAFEKSGEQIVGAWLTDHLSGQQYLVNTTSCINASGVFAETVMQLDEPNPGIAVSPSQGIHLVVDSDFFPGNQALIIPKTDDGRVLFAVPWQGKVILGTTDTPVNTITAEPQPMEAEIEFVISHFNRYCSKSITRADILSVFAGLRPLVKSKGQTHTSLLSRDHSIIIHKSGLVSIVGGKWTTYRKMAQDAVDNAVFVAGGKKLSSRTKELPIGNWQKPLDKTDRLFVYGKDASIIRTWMQEQKWSELIHPNYPYTKAEIRWHVEAEMAMTLEDVLARRIRLLFLDARAAKEAAPIVATLMAELLQKDQHWQQTQLNSFRTLAQQYLLS, encoded by the coding sequence ATGAATAGACAGGAATCGCTCAATATAATTCAGTCGACTAAGCAATGGGATATCTTGATCATTGGCGGTGGTGCTACCGGTTTGGGAACAGCACTGGATGCAGCATCGCGCGGATACAAAACACTACTTGTAGAGAAACATGATTTCGGTAAAGGCACTTCCAGTAAAGCCACTAAGCTGGTGCATGGCGGTGTACGTTATATGGCGCAAGGTAATATCAAACTGGTGATGGAAGCCCTCAAAGAAAGAGGGCGTTTGTTACGCAATGCGCCACATCTCACAGATCGTTTATCTTTTATTTTACCAGTCTATAGTATCTGGGATTATTTCTATTACGGCATTGGATTATTGTTGTACGATTTACTTTCTGCCAATTGGAGTCTGGGCGCCACTAGAGTGTTGTCTAAAAAAGGCGCGCTGAAAGCCTTGCCTGGTTTATCACCTCAAGGCCTTGTTGGTGGTGTGCGTTTTTACGATGGTCAGTTTGATGATACACGTTTAGCTGTAGCATTAGCCAAGACTGCAACAACTCATGGTGCCACCATCATCAATTATTGCAGCGTACATGCTTTTGAAAAAAGTGGTGAGCAGATTGTTGGTGCTTGGTTAACAGATCATCTCAGCGGGCAGCAATACTTGGTTAATACGACTTCTTGTATCAATGCAAGTGGCGTGTTTGCAGAAACCGTCATGCAGTTGGATGAGCCCAATCCCGGCATTGCCGTATCTCCCTCTCAGGGTATACACTTGGTAGTAGATAGTGATTTCTTTCCCGGCAATCAGGCGCTCATCATACCGAAAACAGATGATGGACGCGTGTTATTCGCCGTGCCATGGCAAGGCAAAGTGATATTGGGTACAACAGATACGCCCGTTAATACCATTACAGCAGAACCTCAGCCAATGGAAGCTGAGATAGAATTTGTAATTAGTCATTTCAATCGCTATTGCAGTAAATCCATCACGCGCGCTGATATATTGTCTGTGTTCGCTGGTTTGCGGCCGCTGGTAAAATCAAAAGGTCAAACACATACTTCGCTTTTGTCACGAGATCATAGCATCATCATTCACAAAAGTGGTTTGGTGAGTATTGTAGGAGGGAAGTGGACCACCTATCGGAAAATGGCACAGGATGCAGTGGATAATGCAGTGTTTGTTGCAGGCGGCAAGAAATTATCCTCCAGAACAAAAGAATTACCCATTGGCAATTGGCAAAAGCCCTTGGATAAAACAGACCGTTTATTTGTGTACGGGAAAGATGCAAGTATCATCCGCACTTGGATGCAAGAACAAAAATGGTCTGAATTGATTCACCCGAACTATCCTTATACCAAAGCTGAGATACGCTGGCATGTGGAGGCAGAAATGGCCATGACATTAGAGGATGTGCTGGCGCGAAGAATACGCCTGTTGTTTCTGGATGCAAGAGCAGCTAAAGAAGCGGCACCAATCGTTGCTACATTGATGGCTGAGCTGTTGCAAAAAGACCAGCATTGGCAGCAAACGCAACTCAATAGTTTTCGCACTTTAGCGCAACAATATTTGCTATCTTAA
- the glpK gene encoding glycerol kinase GlpK → MQKYILAFDQGTTSSRAIVFDQKGSIIAVAQKEFTQIFPQPGWVEHDPNEIWSTQLGVAAEAITKAGLTVEHIAAIGITNQRETTVVWDRQTGQPVYNAIVWQDRRTAGYCDELKASGHAAAIQAKTGLVIDAYFSATKLKWILDHVHGAREKAAKGNLCFGTVDSWLLWKLTNGQVHATDVSNASRTMLYNIHTLSWDADLLHLMDIPASVLPEVRSSSEVYGSTNHILTAHAIPIAGIAGDQQAALFGQMCTQPGMVKNTYGTGCFMLMQTGQKAVPSNNHLLTTIAWQINGVTEYALEGSVFIAGAVVQWLRDGLGIIRSSAEVESLAATVADTGGVYVVPAFAGLGAPYWNQHARGTITGITRGTTAAHIARAALESIAYQTMDVLKAMEADAGIAIKELRVDGGATANDLLMQFQSDVLQTRVVRPRITETTALGAAYLAGLAVGYWPSLESIQSQWQVESAFEYNMSAEQVAARTKGWQQAIHTTIAGANFDV, encoded by the coding sequence ATGCAGAAATACATTCTGGCATTTGATCAGGGCACTACCAGTAGCAGGGCCATTGTATTCGATCAAAAGGGCAGCATCATTGCTGTTGCACAAAAGGAATTCACACAAATTTTTCCACAGCCAGGCTGGGTGGAACATGATCCCAATGAGATATGGAGTACGCAACTGGGCGTAGCTGCAGAAGCCATCACCAAAGCCGGTTTAACCGTTGAACATATTGCAGCTATTGGTATCACCAATCAGCGAGAAACTACCGTTGTTTGGGATCGTCAAACTGGTCAGCCAGTATATAATGCCATTGTATGGCAAGACAGGCGCACAGCCGGATATTGCGATGAATTAAAAGCATCAGGCCATGCAGCAGCCATACAAGCGAAAACTGGTTTGGTGATTGATGCCTATTTCTCTGCGACTAAACTCAAATGGATATTAGACCATGTGCATGGTGCCAGGGAAAAAGCTGCAAAAGGCAATCTTTGTTTTGGTACAGTAGATAGTTGGTTGTTATGGAAACTAACGAACGGTCAAGTACATGCTACCGATGTATCAAACGCATCGAGAACCATGTTGTACAATATTCATACACTTAGTTGGGATGCAGATTTATTGCACCTTATGGATATCCCTGCTTCAGTGCTTCCAGAAGTGCGCAGTAGCAGCGAAGTTTATGGCAGCACCAATCATATTCTCACCGCGCATGCAATTCCTATTGCAGGTATTGCGGGCGATCAGCAAGCGGCTTTATTCGGACAAATGTGTACCCAACCGGGCATGGTAAAGAATACCTATGGTACTGGTTGCTTCATGCTGATGCAAACTGGCCAGAAAGCTGTTCCATCCAACAATCATTTGCTCACCACTATTGCATGGCAAATCAATGGCGTTACAGAATATGCATTAGAAGGTAGCGTGTTTATTGCAGGTGCAGTGGTACAGTGGCTACGTGATGGATTAGGCATTATACGTAGTTCTGCTGAAGTAGAATCTTTGGCTGCAACTGTGGCTGATACCGGAGGTGTGTATGTAGTGCCCGCTTTCGCGGGATTGGGTGCACCCTACTGGAATCAGCATGCAAGAGGCACGATAACTGGTATAACCAGAGGAACTACTGCGGCGCATATTGCTAGAGCGGCATTGGAAAGTATTGCTTATCAAACCATGGATGTGTTGAAAGCCATGGAAGCAGATGCTGGCATTGCGATTAAAGAATTGCGTGTGGATGGTGGTGCTACAGCTAATGATCTATTAATGCAATTTCAGAGTGATGTATTGCAGACCAGGGTTGTTCGTCCGCGCATCACCGAAACCACTGCATTGGGTGCAGCATATCTTGCAGGTTTGGCTGTAGGTTATTGGCCAAGTCTGGAATCGATACAAAGCCAATGGCAGGTGGAAAGTGCATTTGAATATAATATGTCGGCCGAACAAGTTGCTGCAAGAACCAAGGGCTGGCAGCAGGCCATTCATACCACCATCGCAGGTGCAAATTTTGATGTATAG